The proteins below are encoded in one region of Syngnathus acus chromosome 2, fSynAcu1.2, whole genome shotgun sequence:
- the plekhn1 gene encoding probable pleckstrin homology domain-containing family N member 1 has protein sequence MGSSISCVPQDNFTFSGKSFIRRNSSRLFRKKNPQEGQEKSNSIINILCTVTPRKEMSSKDLQTIENIKWDPPFPYDPASGWKKSSINVKNYGRLIHSSKVRFRFLHCQDIHDCYLDLFQTHLHFVSNNTPGLTYQGTLPLKELTICNLQQNCNHSQPIEYAFQINGVSLNPIIVYCANQEEMDRWFGLLKENIEANGGNAIAPENYTRVKQNHEEKTPAGREELRNSINKEPIYEWEGSQRDSLGPITYVTKVRLQHLPCQQQSDRLLVMYASTLIILSEEEHGLFYKGKLPLNMITVTTPCQDVKPNTFMIEGKLINPIVVTCLDRREFCDWIQHFKVADVPVLTPPPPVYDIIYTPTHTEAPQFDRWSGNSQGYPESLKFSQSGRGSQSRQFPTHEENPFSPGYSEPLCYSRPSSTETTRLGSRTSSFSSHTKLERDSRALPLRSSYFQPVESSGGLPQLYSTPYPGPHRLEKGLLVKSNSWNTTQTSLGYSLNVPQRHSDMCAPRQPLSPLYDVPCSPEIFTLDEARPVESWQEPTHLYHHHQQQQQQQQQSSWVPPSSFKLRTPPMGRHSQKRSLVLTNSQGHTPGLAIESPRRQVEQRVEAVSRLKLLTAPSKGQEQAHLRSNCGINAAQMYRYSPDLHSYLRPTEPDDQEIDYDNIWEGDCHTGGNQLTSGIPTHWSGLNSGARGLGAMATDQRWS, from the exons ATGGGGAGCAGCATTTCATGTGTGCCCCAGGACAACTTCACCTTCTCTGGCAAAAGTTTCATCCGCAGGAACAG CAGTCGCCTATTTCGCAAGAAGAACCCCCAAGAGGGTCAGGAGAAGTCCAACAGCATCATCAATATCCTCTGCACCGTCACCCCGAGGAAG GAAATGTCCTCTAAAGACCTGCAGACCATCGAGAACATCAAATGGGATCCCCCCTTCCCCTACGACCCGGCCAGTGGCTGGAAAAAGAGCAGCATCAACGTGAAGAATTATGGGCGGCTGATTCACAGCTCCAAAGTTCGTTTCCGCTTCTTGCACTGCCAG GATATCCACGATTGCTACCTGGATCTCTTCCAGACACACCTTCACTTTGTGTCCAACAACACTCCTGGATTGACATACCAG GGAACTCTTCCACTGAAGGAGCTCACCATCTGCAACCTGCAACAGAACTGCAACCACAGCCAACCCATTGAATACGCCTTTCAAATAAATG GTGTCAGCCTGAACCCCATCATTGTCTATTGTGCCAACCAAGAAGAAATGGACCGATGGTTTGGCCTTcttaaagaaaacattgaagCCAATGGGGGCAATGCTATCGCACCGGAAAACTACACCAGAGTCAAA CAAAACCATGAGGAGAAGACGCCGGCAGGCAGAGAGGAGCTGAGAAACTCTATCAATAAGGAGCCCATCTATGAGTGGGAGGGCTCGCAGCGGGACAGCCTGGGCCCCATAACTTACGTCACCAAAGTCCGTTTGCAGCACCTGCCCTGTCAG CAACAAAGTGACCGACTACTGGTTATGTACGCGTCAACATTGATCATCTTATCGGAAGAGGAGCACGGCCTCTTCTACAAG GGGAAGCTTCCACTCAACATGATCACTGTGACCACACCCTGCCAAGACGTGAAGCCCAACACCTTTATGATCGAAG GGAAGCTCATCAACCCCATAGTGGTGACCTGTCTGGATAGAAGAGAGTTCTGCGACTGGAtccaacattttaaagtcGCTGACGTGCCCGTTCTCACCCCACCGCCCCCGGTCTATGACATCATctacacaccaacacacactgAG GCACCACAGTTTGACAGGTGGAGCGGAAACAGTCAAGGCTACCCCGAGTCTCTCAAGTTCAGTCAGAGCGGACGTGGATCCCAGAGCCGTCAGTTCCCCACTCATGAAGAAAACCCATTCTCACCAGGATACTCGGAACCTCTCTGT TACAGCCGACCCTCCTCAACCGAGACCACCCGCCTGGGAAGCAGGACCAGCAGCTTCTCTTCCCACACCAAGCTTGAGCGTGACTCACGAGCTTTGCCGCTGCGCAGCTCCTACTTCCAGCCTGTGGAGAGCTCTGGAGGCCTGCCTCAGCTGTACAGCACGCCGTACCCTGGTCCACATCGCCTCGAGAAAGGCCTGCTTGTCAAG TCAAACAGCTGGAACACAACTCAGACGTCTTTGGGCTACTCCTTGAATGTCCCGCAGCGACACTCAGACATGTGCGCTCCTCGCCAGCCCCTGTCCCCACTCTACGATGTGCCGTGTAGCCCCGAAATCTTTACCTTGGATGAAGCAAGGCCAGTG GAGAGCTGGCAGGAGCCCACTCATCtgtaccaccaccaccagcagcagcagcagcagcagcagcaaagctCTTGGGTTCCACCCTCTTCCTTCAAGCTCCGCACCCCACCGATGGGCAGGCACAGCCAGAAGAGAAGCCTGGTGCTGACCAACTCGCAGGGGCATACTCCAGGCCTAGCGATTGAGAGCCCCCGGAGACAAGTGGAGCAGAGAGTCGAGGCCGTGTCGAGGCTCAAGCTTCTGACTGCACCATCAAAAGGACAAGAGCAG GCACACCTCCGCTCCAACTGTGGGATCAACGCAGCTCAGATGTATCGTTACTCACCAG ATCTTCATTCATACCTTAGACCCACAGAACCAGATGACCAGGAAATAGACTACGACAACATTTGGGAGGGTGATTGCCACACTGGAGGGAATCAGCTAACGTCTGGAATTCCGACACACTGGAGTGGATTAAACAGCGGGGCCAGGGGCCTTGGTGCCATGGCAACGGACCAGAGATGGTcataa